A single region of the Longimicrobium sp. genome encodes:
- a CDS encoding 1-acyl-sn-glycerol-3-phosphate acyltransferase, with product MRSRFSPAALRTFELFFRPWQRRRIAATLVSGLPRALPAEVPLVLAAQHVSWWDAFTLREVHRILRPGAPIYSLMAERELRRFPLFALIGAFGMDPARPASVLHAVRWLAARVRERPDATVIFFPQGRIWPSHRRPLGFRRGIEVFARRLGPCAVLPVALHHEPLNAPAPTVVVSAGAPVMADGEIDHRAIESAVEAESDRILDFLSRHGEDAPRRWPGPFERLESPSVPIQSPAVR from the coding sequence ATGCGTAGCCGTTTCTCGCCCGCCGCGCTGCGGACCTTCGAGCTCTTCTTCCGCCCCTGGCAGCGCCGCCGCATCGCCGCGACGCTCGTTTCCGGGCTGCCGCGCGCGCTCCCGGCGGAGGTGCCGCTGGTGCTGGCGGCACAGCACGTGAGCTGGTGGGACGCCTTCACGCTGCGCGAGGTGCACCGCATCCTCCGCCCCGGCGCGCCCATCTACTCGCTCATGGCCGAGCGCGAGCTGCGGCGCTTCCCCCTCTTCGCGCTGATCGGGGCGTTCGGAATGGATCCCGCGCGCCCCGCGTCCGTGCTGCACGCCGTGCGCTGGCTGGCCGCAAGGGTGCGCGAGCGCCCGGACGCGACCGTCATCTTCTTCCCGCAGGGGCGCATCTGGCCATCGCACCGGCGGCCACTGGGGTTCCGCAGGGGGATCGAGGTGTTCGCGCGCCGGCTCGGCCCCTGCGCCGTCCTCCCCGTCGCGCTGCACCACGAGCCGCTGAACGCGCCCGCGCCGACGGTCGTCGTCTCCGCCGGCGCGCCGGTGATGGCCGATGGGGAGATCGACCACCGCGCGATCGAATCCGCCGTGGAAGCCGAATCGGACCGCATCCTGGACTTCCTTTCGCGCCACGGGGAGGACGCGCCGCGCCGCTGGCCGGGGCCGTTCGAGCGCCTCGAATCTCCCTCCGTCCCCATCCAGTCGCCCGCGGTGCGATGA
- a CDS encoding glycosyltransferase, translated as MTVLTILDAASAALLAGTLIVALANLLSAPRLERAGEPRATPLVSILVPARDEAANLRAHLPLLLASDYPRLEVIVLDDGSGDDTAAVAQSFARGDARLRVVRGADLPPGWLGKCWACAQLAREARGDVLLFCDADVAAGPRAVARTVAAMERHDATVVTAIPRHRLETWAEAAVVPLVAQLPVAATLPLALVPRVPAPSLSMANGQWLAFKRDAYAWAGGHASVRGEVLEDVHLGRAAKRAGLRLVATVAASDLSVRMYSGWREVRAGFGKNLYALFGARPLPFVTGVCVVLLAAVYPWMAAVRGSTAALGLLGMLLAVRASGAILFRQRWTTVALHPLGVLLALGIAIDSYRTRGRITWRGRTVRVGAMERGGMKGKSQVLSPKS; from the coding sequence ATGACGGTCCTCACGATCCTGGACGCCGCCTCCGCCGCGCTGCTGGCGGGGACGCTGATCGTCGCGCTCGCCAACCTGTTGAGCGCGCCGAGGTTGGAGCGTGCGGGCGAGCCGCGGGCGACGCCGCTCGTCAGCATCCTGGTCCCCGCGCGCGACGAGGCGGCGAACCTGCGCGCGCATCTCCCGCTCCTGCTCGCGTCCGATTATCCGCGGCTCGAAGTGATCGTGCTGGACGACGGGTCGGGGGATGACACCGCCGCGGTCGCCCAGTCGTTCGCGCGCGGAGATGCCCGGCTACGCGTAGTCCGCGGAGCCGATCTCCCGCCGGGATGGCTGGGGAAGTGCTGGGCCTGCGCGCAGCTCGCCCGCGAGGCCCGCGGCGACGTCCTGCTCTTCTGCGACGCCGACGTGGCCGCCGGCCCGCGCGCCGTCGCCCGCACCGTGGCGGCGATGGAGCGCCACGACGCGACGGTGGTGACGGCGATTCCGCGGCACCGGCTGGAGACGTGGGCCGAGGCCGCGGTGGTGCCGCTCGTCGCGCAGCTTCCCGTCGCCGCCACGCTGCCGCTTGCGCTGGTGCCGCGCGTCCCCGCGCCGTCGCTGTCGATGGCGAACGGGCAGTGGCTCGCCTTCAAGCGCGACGCATACGCCTGGGCCGGCGGCCATGCATCCGTCCGCGGCGAGGTGCTGGAGGACGTGCACCTCGGCCGCGCGGCGAAGCGCGCCGGGCTGCGCCTGGTCGCCACGGTGGCCGCAAGCGACCTGTCGGTGCGGATGTACTCGGGGTGGCGCGAGGTGCGCGCGGGGTTCGGCAAGAACCTCTACGCGCTGTTCGGCGCGCGCCCGCTACCGTTCGTCACGGGAGTGTGCGTCGTCCTGCTCGCTGCGGTGTATCCTTGGATGGCGGCGGTGCGGGGAAGCACTGCGGCGCTCGGACTGCTGGGGATGCTGCTCGCCGTCCGCGCCTCCGGTGCGATCCTCTTCCGCCAGCGGTGGACAACGGTCGCGCTGCATCCGCTCGGCGTGCTGCTGGCGCTCGGGATCGCGATAGATTCGTACCGCACGCGCGGCCGCATCACCTGGCGCGGCCGGACGGTGCGGGTGGGGGCGATGGAGCGCGGCGGGATGAAAGGGAAGTCCCAAGTCCTGAGTCCTAAGTCCTAA
- the idi gene encoding isopentenyl-diphosphate Delta-isomerase, protein MVDARETVVLVDEHDREVGLAPKLDAHVSGALHRAFSVFVLNARGEVLLQRRADGKYHCGGLWTNTCCGHPRPGEPVAAAARRRLREEMGFDCVLASAGAFVYRADVGGGLREHEYDHVFIGRHDLAPAPDAEEASDWRWQSPDSALAEAEAHPERFTPWFALALRKLIERRGGDLAA, encoded by the coding sequence ATGGTGGACGCGCGGGAGACGGTGGTCCTGGTCGACGAGCACGACCGCGAGGTGGGGCTGGCGCCCAAGCTGGACGCCCACGTGAGCGGCGCGCTGCACCGCGCGTTCAGCGTGTTCGTGCTGAACGCGCGCGGCGAGGTGCTGCTGCAGCGCCGCGCCGACGGCAAGTACCACTGCGGCGGCCTGTGGACCAACACCTGCTGCGGCCACCCGCGCCCCGGCGAGCCCGTGGCCGCCGCCGCCCGCCGCCGCCTGCGCGAGGAGATGGGCTTCGACTGCGTGCTGGCCTCCGCCGGCGCCTTCGTTTACCGCGCCGATGTCGGCGGCGGGCTGCGGGAGCACGAGTACGACCACGTGTTCATCGGCCGCCACGACCTGGCGCCCGCGCCGGACGCCGAAGAGGCCAGCGACTGGCGCTGGCAGTCGCCCGATTCCGCCCTCGCCGAGGCCGAGGCGCATCCGGAGCGCTTCACCCCCTGGTTCGCCCTCGCCCTCCGCAAACTCATCGAGCGCCGCGGCGGGGATCTGGCCGCGTAA
- a CDS encoding NAD-dependent epimerase/dehydratase family protein: MNVLLFGATGMVGQGALRECLLDPGVGRVVAVGRRATGQQHEKLRDLVVRDIGDLSAVEGQLAGFDTCIFAVGVTSAGMDEADYTRLTYDLTLAVAGTLARLNPAMTFIYVSGTGADSSEQGRVMWARVRGKTENALMKMPFEAVYIFRPAVIIALHGITSSTRMYRVLYAVLRPLLPVLKRVIPSKVTTTEQMGRALLAVARRGYPTPILESRDIIVVATGAG, encoded by the coding sequence ATGAACGTGCTGCTGTTCGGCGCTACGGGGATGGTGGGGCAGGGGGCCCTGCGCGAATGCCTGCTCGATCCCGGCGTGGGGCGCGTGGTCGCCGTCGGGCGGCGGGCGACGGGGCAGCAGCACGAGAAGCTGCGCGACCTGGTGGTCCGCGACATCGGCGACCTGTCCGCCGTCGAAGGGCAGCTGGCGGGCTTCGACACGTGCATCTTCGCCGTGGGCGTCACGTCGGCGGGGATGGACGAGGCGGACTACACGCGGCTGACGTACGACCTGACGCTGGCGGTGGCGGGAACGCTCGCGCGGCTGAACCCCGCGATGACCTTCATCTACGTGTCGGGGACGGGCGCGGACAGCAGCGAGCAGGGGCGGGTGATGTGGGCGCGCGTGCGCGGGAAGACGGAGAACGCGCTCATGAAGATGCCGTTCGAGGCGGTGTACATCTTCCGCCCCGCGGTCATCATCGCGCTGCACGGAATCACCTCGTCGACGCGCATGTACCGCGTCCTGTATGCGGTGCTGCGGCCGCTTCTTCCGGTGCTGAAGAGGGTCATCCCCAGCAAGGTCACCACCACCGAGCAGATGGGCCGCGCGCTGCTCGCCGTCGCGCGCCGGGGCTACCCCACGCCCATCCTCGAATCGCGCGACATCATCGTCGTCGCAACCGGCGCGGGCTGA
- a CDS encoding RNA polymerase sigma factor, translating into MTTAAETHRAIDAVWRIESAKLIAGLARMTGDVGTAEDLAQDALVAALERWPETGVPDNPGAWLMATAKRRAIDGFRRDKLLDRKHAQLGHELEQQQESAVPDLDASLDDHVGDDLLRLVFICCHPVLAMEARVALTLRLLGGLTTEEIARAFLVPVATLAQRIVRAKRTLAEAKVPFELPPRGELQERLSSVLGVIYLIFNEGYSATAGDDWMRPALCEDALRLGRILAGLAPDEPEVHGLVALMEIQASRLRARIGPGGQPVLLLDQDRSRWDRLLIGRGLAALERAEALGGALGPYALQAAIAACHARARTAADTDWARIAALYGALSRLAPSPVVELNRAVSLAMAFGPAAGLAVVDTLVDDPTLKSYHLLPSVRGDFLFKLGRLDEAKAEFERAASLTQNKREQDLLLGRAAACVAGPGDGKAEGDSDGGAGAN; encoded by the coding sequence CATCGACGCCGTCTGGCGCATCGAGTCCGCCAAACTGATCGCCGGCCTGGCGCGGATGACGGGCGACGTGGGGACGGCGGAGGACCTGGCGCAGGACGCGCTGGTCGCGGCGCTGGAGCGGTGGCCGGAGACGGGCGTTCCCGACAACCCCGGCGCGTGGCTGATGGCCACCGCCAAGCGCCGCGCCATCGACGGCTTCCGCCGCGACAAGCTGCTGGACCGCAAGCACGCGCAGCTCGGGCACGAGCTGGAGCAGCAGCAGGAGAGCGCCGTCCCCGACCTGGACGCCTCGCTGGACGACCACGTGGGCGACGATCTGCTGCGCCTGGTGTTCATCTGCTGCCACCCCGTGCTGGCGATGGAGGCGCGGGTCGCCCTCACCCTCCGCCTGCTGGGCGGCCTGACGACGGAGGAGATCGCGCGCGCGTTCCTCGTCCCCGTCGCCACGCTGGCGCAGCGGATCGTGCGCGCCAAGCGGACGCTGGCCGAGGCCAAGGTCCCCTTCGAGCTGCCGCCGCGCGGCGAGCTGCAGGAGCGGCTCTCGTCGGTCCTCGGCGTCATCTACCTGATCTTCAACGAAGGGTACTCGGCCACGGCGGGCGACGACTGGATGCGCCCGGCGCTCTGCGAGGACGCGCTGCGGCTGGGGCGGATCCTGGCCGGGCTGGCGCCCGACGAGCCCGAGGTGCACGGCCTGGTGGCGCTGATGGAGATCCAGGCGTCGCGGCTGCGGGCGCGTATCGGCCCCGGCGGCCAGCCGGTGCTGCTGCTGGACCAGGACCGCTCGCGCTGGGACCGGCTGCTGATCGGGCGCGGGCTGGCGGCTCTGGAGCGCGCCGAAGCGCTCGGCGGCGCGCTGGGGCCGTACGCGCTGCAGGCCGCCATCGCCGCCTGCCACGCCCGCGCCCGCACCGCCGCCGACACCGACTGGGCGCGCATCGCCGCGCTGTACGGCGCGCTGTCGCGGCTGGCGCCCTCGCCGGTGGTGGAGCTGAACCGCGCGGTGTCGCTGGCGATGGCGTTCGGGCCGGCGGCGGGGCTGGCGGTGGTGGACACGCTGGTGGACGACCCCACGCTGAAGTCGTATCACCTCCTCCCCAGCGTCCGCGGCGACTTCCTGTTCAAGCTCGGCCGCCTGGACGAGGCGAAGGCCGAGTTCGAGCGCGCCGCCTCGCTCACGCAGAACAAGCGCGAGCAGGACCTGCTGCTGGGCCGCGCGGCTGCGTGCGTGGCGGGGCCGGGGGATGGAAAAGCGGAGGGGGATTCGGATGGCGGCGCCGGCGCGAACTGA